CTGGCCCTGCTGCGACCAGCCTGGGCGTTTGCACGTGGACGGCAGCCCGGGACGGATGCTGTCCCCAAGGGCAGAGTGTTCCCGAGGGCTGTCCCCTGCCCCGTGTCCTTGCCCGGCCGGTCCCGGGTGCGGGAACGGGGGGGCCGGGAGCCCTGCGCCGGGCTGCAGCCGCTGTCAGCTCGCATCGGGCAGCGGGAAGCGGCAGCGACAGCCCCTGCGGTCGAAACCCGCACGTGGCCCCCCGCCGGGGACGCGCTTCCCCCGCCGAGTAATTGCAGGGCTAAATATAGCCCCGCTGGCGGGCTGTGCCCGTCCGCGCGCCGAGGACGCCTGCCACCCGCcgtccccttccccttccctgggggtTCAGCTCGCcagcacggccccggccccgcgccggcacccgctgcccggccccccgcTCGGGTGCCGGCGGGCATCGCCACCCCTGCGCCCCGGGGACTGGCACGGGGGCTGCTCCGAGGGGCTCGGTGCCCAGGGAGAGGGGCGAgatcctgctgccccagcccggtTTGGCTCCTTTTCACTGCTTTGCCCCCAAATCGGTTCCTCCCCGCAGCCCTGGCCCCCGGCGCTGTCCTGTCCCGCCGGCAGCGCGCGgcaccccgctccccgccggccgcccgggctCCGCTTACAGCCCGGCCGGATCCGGTGTCAGCAGTTAATTTTACCCCGGAGGCAGCCGAggggagcggcaggcgcagggTGGGCTCGGCCGAGCCGTCCGGGCTCCCTCCGCCAGGCGGGCGAATAAACCCACCCGGCGGCTGCCCCATCCCTCCGGGACCCCTCCAGCCCGGCTGCCGCTGCAAcgtttctcttttctcttggcaggaggaggagaacggCAACCGAGCGGGtaagcgccgcggcgggggcgcgcgggagCCCGTCCGCGTGGGCCCAGCTGCACCGCGGTTCCCCCGTCTCCGGGGGAATCGCTTATCGAGGGGCCGGTGCGGGAGCGCGCGGCTCGGAGGCCGGGCTGGGAGCGGGGACGCCGTTAACCGGCTGCGGAGCGGCTAGTGCAGCCCTAAATACAGGCGGGGAACGAAGCGGCTCCGCGCTTCGGCTGCAGCTCGGCGCCGCTTGGAGCGGCCGGAGAGCTTAGTGCCCCCGGAGCCCTTGGGAGACGGCGCGGACCTTGCACCGGAGGCGCCCGGGGAAACGGGGCCGGCgctgctccccggctgcaccaaggGCTGCGGCGTTTGGGctcagggaggcagaggagggggctgcgaggggcagGGGGCACAAAACCGCAGCGTGCGCGCGCGTCTGCATGCAGCGCGTCCtcgcgcggcgctgccgggacGGGCTCGCCTTGCCGGTGGCTCGCTGACGCTCTCTGCCCTCCCGGAGCAGGTCCCCCCCGGAGCCGCCTGGAGCCCGTGGACACCATCTTCGTGAAGAACGTGCGGGAGGACGGGCCGGCGCACCGGGCCGGCTTGCGCACAGGTGAGCCGGGACCCGCCGGTGCGCCGTCCGCCTCGGCCCCTGCGCTCGGCCGGGTTGCAGCGGGATTTCGGGAATTTCCTTGCGCCGCCTTTGCGCTTGTCTGTTTAACTCAACGCTCCCACCAAGCTGGGAGAAAGCCGGGGATGGTTAAAGGTTGCTCAGGGGATGCACACAAAGCCTCATCTACCGgggctttccttgcttttcttcttctctttctttccttcactcctttttctccccctgccccgcaGGAGACCGGCTGGTCAAGGTGAACGGGGAGAGCATCATCGGGAAAACCTACTCGCAGGTCATCGCCCTCATCCAGAACAGGTACGCGAGGACGGGCACGGTTGGCCCTGGGTGGGCAGCTTGGCCGCCGTCCCGGGCGGGAGGCGGGTGCCGGCGCTGCTCTGCCTGGCCGGGATCGAGCGCCCGGCTCCGGCGGGACGAACCGAGCCGCGGCCGTCCTGAGCCCGTCGCCCCCCTCTCCCCGCAGTGACGATGTGTTGGAGCTCTCCATCATGCCCAAGGACGAAGACATCCTGCAGCTGGTGAGTCCCTGGCGGAGGAGCCCCTGGCTGCGCGCCGAGCCCCGGGATTGCCTCCGGCGGCCCGGAGATCCCCGCCGGCATCCCGGCACGTTGAACCTGGCGCCGGGCGGCACCTGGCCCTGGTGACGCCGGCCTGCGTCACTCGGGGCTCTGCCCTGCGTCGGTGTCACCCTCCTGGGCAGGGGTCCGTGCGATCCCGCCTGCTCCTGGCTCCGCCGCGCTCCGGAGCCGCCACCAGGGcagggaaattcctgctccctttGCGGTGTGCGAGGCGGCTCCGTGAGCGGAGGGAGCCCCGGCCGGGCCAGCGGCGCCGGGTGCCGGTTTCGTTCCCAGGGCACGGGTTCCCTGGTGTGGGTTTCCCGGGCCGGCGCGGGATGTGCCGGCATTCCTGCCCCAAACAGCTCCGAGGGGAAAGGCGAGGACGGAGGAGCGCTGAGGCTCGGCCGGCTCCGGGCGGGAGCTGGAAGAAgggctgccggagccggcggggacGCGCGCAGCGAGGCCGTCGCCTGCCGGCCGCGCTTAGGTGGGGTTGGCCGAGCGCCCCTGGGGGCGcgtggggacacgtggggacaggGCCCCGTTGTGCcaggggctgggcagcccccggAGCGGCCCCGCAGGAGCAGCGGAGGCAGAAATCAAGGTAGCGGAGGACCTCCGTGGCCGAGCGCCGTGCGGGACAGCAGAGCAGGCTGTGTGGGGACGGGGGGTGCCCTGGGGACGAGGAGCTGCTTTAGCCGGTGTCCCCGGAAAGCAGCCATCCCTGCAATGAGTTTTCTGGGACTCTGCACAGCTCCGTTTTTGGAGGCTGGCTTTCGGAGCTGAGCCCACATAGGAGCTCGTGCCCAGCTCTGTCCCGCAGTCACGTGCCCCTGTGCCGGGGACATCCTCGCGCAGAGCTGGAGGGCAGGTCGCGCTGGCTCTCGGGGTCCGGCCCCTCCTTGGAGCAGGTCCCCCACCCCggttcccagggctcccccagggtCTGGGTgccgcggcggcaccggcgggaCGGCTCCGGCCCGCGCGTGCAAGCGGGGTTTCGCCTCCGCTCGCCTCCCCGCTCCGGCAGCATCCAGACCTCACCGCGCCGGGGCTCTCCCGGCCGTGCCGCTGCCGGCGTCCGCCCCCGTGGCCGCATTCCTGGCGTTCCTCCGCCCCTGCTGCCCCGGCTCTGGGCTTTTCCTTTGGATCCGGGGCGCGCGgagctgctggccctgcagccgTCGCATGCCAGGGCCCCGGCTGCAGCCGCTGTCgctccgcggccccgctgccccggggcggctgGCGGTACCCGAGCCGgtgctgcagcccctgctctcGCTGCGCCCGGGCACGGCGGCGCCGCGGTGCACGGGGCCGCGTGGGCGAGCGTGGCAGCCCTGCCTCGTCGCCCTGACCCCCGCCCTGTCCTCCGCAGGCCTATTCGCAGGACGCCTACCTGAAGGGCAACGAGCCGTACTGCGGCGGGGCCCAGAGCATCCCCGAGCCGCCCCCCGTCTGCTACCCGCGGAAGACGTACCCCTTCCAGGCGCGGGCTGCCCCCCGCGAGGCCGCGCTCGCCGAGCCCCCGCCGGCCGACGGACGGAGCCACCGGCCGCCCTCGTCCCCGCCGAACGCGGCCGCCCGGGAGGCGGGCAGCAGCCCGGCGCCCCGTGCCGACGAGCTCGCGCCCGGGGCCGTGCCCCGCGGCAGACCCGGCTCCttctcccgcgccgccgccggcagcaccAGCCCCGGCTCCTCGGCATCCTCCCTGCCCGACCGCTACGGGGTCCTGCCCGTCGCCAAGCACCTCGCGGAGCATCGGACCGCCTGCGGCGTCccggagggcgggcgggcgccgcgggagcAGCCGGCCGGCCGCGTGGTCCCCAGCCGGCAGGAGTGCCAGCAGGCTCTGTGCCGCTGGTTTTGCAGCCGGGAAGCGCGGCGGAGCGCCTCGGAGGAGCGCCGGCACGCCAtgccgccccgctcccgcagcGTCTCGCACGACCGCCTGGGCGGCTCGGCGGCCCcccggggctggccccacagcgCCTCGCACGACACCCTCCTGCAGCCCCCCCGCCAGGGCTGGGCTTACCGGGCCCGCTCCGAAAACCACCTGGGCGGCTACGGGCGCTCCGGGGAGGCGCTGGAGCCCGGCGCCCCGCTCTCCCCGCGCTCCGCCTGGCCGCCGGAGAAGATCTGCCGAgccgggccggcgccggcggccggagGGCATCCCAGCCAGCAAAGCTacgcgccttcctcctcctcctcttcctctccgtcCCGCGAGCCGGCCCCCGCGGCCGTGCAGAAACACCCGTCGCAGCCCAACCTGCAGAGCGCCGACGACGCCGGCTACATCGGCTACAGGAGCTACAGCCCCTCCTTCCAGCGCCGCACCGGGCTGCTCCACGCACTCTCCTGCAGGGATCCCCATTTCGGCGGCTTCCCCACCTTCAGCATCTCGCAGCGGCCGGGGCCCAAGGCCGCGCCGTGCCCGGACAGGGCggcccccgctcgccccggccccctgcccgccgccggcgctccCGCGGACCACGGGCCGGCGAAGGCGGAGAGCGGCGCCCGGGtgccggagccgccggccgagGCCGAGCAGCGGCGGGACGAGGTGGTGCTCCGGCAGAAGCCGCCCACGGGGCGCAAGATGCCGCCTCCGCTGCGGCAGATGAACTTTGTCTTCCCCGACGACGTGAAGGAGACGGACGTTTGCGACCCGCCGGCCAGCGGCAAAGGGGAGAGGCCGGCGGCcgagcggcccggccggcgcgtgGCCCCCTTGGCGGCCCCGGAGGACTCCCTGGCGTCCATCCCGTTCATCGGTGAGTCGGGCCGGCTCGCCTTCGGGTTGGGGCAGGTTGCGCGGACGCAGAGCATCCTTCCGCGGCCAGGTCGCTGttgtcctgcaccccctgcccaggCGCCGCTGCCTCCTCCTGGGCACGGCCAGGGCGAGCTGGAGCCTGCAGGCTGCtgtcctgcccctggggaccgGCGTGCGATGGCAGGGACGTGCCAGCGCCGGGCTCCTTCCCCCCGGCCGCAGCTCAGCACGGCTGCTCTCGCCCAGCCGGCAGCAGAGACCGGCTCCCCATCCCGCTGGGTACCTTCCCGGCCGGCTGCCTCTGCCCGCAGGGACCCGAATGGCATCCCTGCCGATCCCTGCTCCCAAACGGGCAGAGGGGATCCTGTGCACTGGGCCCGACTGGGATGCAATGGGGCTGGGTCTCCTGCGGGAACCCCGAGGGACTGGGGGGGGTCACATCTCCTGCTAGGAGGAGGCCAGGTCCCACTTTGCTGGCAGCGGGAcggtgtccccagccctgcccggtGCCGGCACGGACGCGGAAACCTGGCGCCTGCGAGCaggaccggggcggggggctctTAGCGTGGGCTTTCCCACGCcgtcctgctcctgctccagcctgAAACCCTTTTCGCCTGCCTCTTGCAGACGAACCCACGAGCCCCAGCATCGACCTGAAGGCCAAGCACGTGCCCGCCTCCTCGGTGGTCTCCAGCGCCATGAACTCGGCGCCCGccgccagcaccagcccctcctcGCCCACCTTCGCCTTCGCCCTGAGCCGGCACTACTCCCAGGACTGCAGTGAGTGCCCTGGCCGAGCTGGTTTCTCCCTGCGCCCCACCGTGAGCGTGGAGAGcggctgctctccgtgtcctccCTCGCGAGCCGGAGGGGCACAAGGCTGTTATCGCGTCCCCTTCGCTAGACTAAACGAACCTGGCCCTCCCTTGCAGCGCTGCCTGTTTGGGGCTCCCTTATCGGCCCCTTTGCTTTTCGCTGGATGCTCTCCAGCGTGCTTAAAATCATGCGCCGAAACAGCAGCGCGGTTACGAGCCGGACCCGGGCGTCCTGGGCTCAGCCCTTGAGCTCGACCCCTTTCACCTCCCCGAGATAAGAGCGGGTGCCTGGCATCCCGCTCCGGCTCCTGCCGGCATCTCTTCCCGAGGCCGGCCAAGCCTGGGCCGGGCCTCGCCGTGGAGCCCGCCTGCGCTGATCGGCTTGTCCCTTCCCGTCGCAGGCAGCATCAAGGCCAGCCGCCGCTCTTCCTACCTCCTGGCCATAACGACCGAGCGCTCCAAGTCATGCGACGATGGTCTGAACACATTTCGGGACGAGGGGAAGATCCTAAGGTAGGGCCGGTCCCGGTCCCTCGCCTCCCCCGTCTCTCCAGACCCGGCGCCGCTCACGGCAGGCTGCTTGCCTTGCAGGAGGATGCCGAGCCGGGTCCCCAGCCTCCGGATGCTGAGGAGCTTCTTCACCGATGGGGTGAGCGTTTGGTGCTGGCAGGGGTTGGGGGTCCCTTCGGGCTCCCTCCGGCCGGGTCCCCTTGCGGATGAGCCGCGTCACCCGGCCCTGCAGGCTCTGGATTACGGCCCCAGGGAGTTGCTCTGCTTGCCTGGTGGCGAGCCGCGTGGCTCTGCCCACGGGACGTCCGGCCTGCCGTGATGGCCGTGGGCCGCCGACGCGCCCCCGGTCCCGGGTAGCGCCGTGCATGGATGGGGATGCAGGCGGAGCGGGTGGCGCCGAGCTGAGCACGACCAGCGCCCGGGACCCAGCGCTGCCTTCTCGCCCTCTGCAGTCTCTGGACAGCCTCGGTACGTCCGAAGACacccgctccaaaaggcactcaacCTCTGACCTCTCGGATGTCACGTTCAGCGACGTGCGGAAAGAGGGCTGGCTCCACTACAAGCAGATCCTCACCAAAAAGGGGAAGGTACGTACCCGCCGCCCAGGCAGCCCAGGCCACGGCGGCAGCTCGCCCGCCCCGGACAGCGGAGCCCCGGGCCACGACGCCGGCAGGGAGACGGCCGCGCCGAGCCACGCGGACCGGCCCCGGCCTCCGGCGGCTCTCGCAGCCTCCTCCCGCCCCAACCCGGCTCCGTTCTCCCTGCAGAAAGTTGGCGGAGGCATCCGGCAGTGGAAGCGCGTCTTCGCCGTTCTGCGCACCCACTCGCTGTACCTGTGCAAGGACAGGCGGGAGGCGGTGACCTGCGCCCCACCACCCCCAGGTGAGGAGGAGCAGCCGATCAGCATCCGAGCGTGCCTGGTGGACATTTCCTACAGCGAGACCAAGAGGAAGCACGTCTTCCGGCTGACGACCGCTGACTTCTGTGAATATCTCTTTCAGGCAGAGGATCGGGAAGACATGCTGGCCTGGATCAAAGTCATCAGGGAGAACAGCAAGGCCGAGGGCGAGGTGAGAGCCACATGGGGCTCCCGGCTGCCTCTGGCTCTCCCGGCGCTAACCGCCTTGGCTCTCTCCAGCTGTTTGCCTTGCGCTGCTTCCCCCAGGCCGCGGCCGGCGCAGAGGCGCCGAGCGGCTGGGGACTGTCGGGTGGCGCGCGCCCGGCCGTGCTCCCGGGGGTGCACGGGGGCTCGGcgcgccgcgggcgccggcgccTGGCGGGGCTGCTCGGCCTCCAAGAAGAGAGCGGCTCCGTCGGCTTCGTCTCGGGCACGGCGGGGGTTGCGCCGCGGGCAGGAGGAGGATGCTCGGCGGAGGGCTGGCGGCTCTcctggccccgcggcggggggccgagAGGACCGGCGGGGGTCCGTGCGAGAGCCGCCGCTGGCGTTGGGTAGCGCGAGGcacgggcagcgccggcggcgcgcAGGACGCCGTctccggggccggcgcggccacGTGGGCTTGCAGGGTCTGAGCCGGGGAGAGCCGCCCCTCCGAGGCGGCCCCCGTCGCAAGGGCGATTCGCCGGGCTGCAGGGGCCGGAGCTGAGCCGGCCGCGCGCCGTCTTGTTTGTTTGCGGGTCTCGTTTGGTCGTGGTGTTGGCGGCCGGGTGGCGGCAGGCTGGGCTGCCCCCGGCGGGTGCATCGAGTTCGGAGCGGTCTCTGGTTCTTGCCGCGCGCGTCCTCGCTGGGGGAGCGCCGGCGTCGGTCGCCTGCCCGCCcgtggggccggcggcgcgggcaccCGGCTGTCGGGGACCAGGGTGCCGGCCGGCATCtccaccggccccgccgccgtcgGAAAGGTCGTTTCTTTGGACGTGGCGTCACCTTGGCGGTGGCGAGGGCGGACGGAGGCGCGCGCGCCGCGGAGGGATGCTCACCGTCCGTGTGCCCGGCCGTGCCCCTGCGGCTGGCGCCGACCCTGCCGCATCCGGGGATGCTGgcgccggcgcggggctcggcaCGTCTCGGAGGCGCCCCCTCGGCCAGGAGCGCCGGCAGCGATCGCCGGCCGTggcccgggccccggcgtccgggagagcGTGGACTTGCTCGGCGCCTCCGGGGAACGCGCCGCTCaagctctcccttcccctcttctctctgcctccccAGGACCCCGGTTTTGCCAGCCAAGCTCTTATCAACAAGAAGTTAAACGACTACCGGAAAGTGAGGTAGGAGCGGGGGTCCGGcgcgggagcagggctggggagcggggtgccggCGGCGCCTGCGGAGCCCGGGCTCGGCTCGGGGTCGAGCGCTGGCGGGGCGTCGTGGGCTGTCCGTGGCCCAGCCCGGCATTAACTGCTCCGAGAGCCGCCGGAAAGGACCCGGCACCGGTTTATTTAGCGCTGCAACGAAACCGGTGTGTCCCTTAACGGGGCAGCGTCCGGAGGTCCTGGCTGCACCGGGCTTTGCTTGGCGTGAGAAAAGGTCCAGCTCAGGCAAACTGGCTCTGAGCAAAGGGTTAAACGGGTCCAGAGCTCCCTAGGGGCAGCTTAAAGCCTCCTCGGCCCGGGGCGCAGCCGGGCACGGGGGAGCGCGGGGTTGGCGCGAGGGAGATCTCGCCGTCCGCAGCGCTGGGCCGCCCCGGGGACGAGCGGGTGCCGGGCCGCCCTGAGCCGCCGCTCTCCCCGCAGCCCCTGCGGCGCAAAGCCCGACTCGTCGCCCAAGGGCTCTCGCGGGCTGGGGATCCGAGCCGAGTTCCTGAAGCCGACGGGAACCAGCGCGCCCCGGTCCCCGAGGCAGGACGCAGCCGTCACGAAAGGTAGGTCTCTGCCAGTCGACGCGGGgcaccccggggccggcggggccctgGCTAGCTCGACGCGGGTTGCCATCACGCTCATCCCGAGTGGAGGGAGAGGGATGCTCCTGCTGTTTGTCCGTCCCGGCTCTCTGGCAAACGCCCCCGTGTTCCCTTCCAGATGAGAGCAGCTCCCAAAAAGCCCCTTGGGGCATCAACATCATGAAGAAGAATAAGAAATCTGCCCCCCGAGCCTTTGGTGTGAGGCTGGAGGACTGTCAACCTGCCCCAGATAACAAGGTAGAGCCTCCTGCCGGGCCACCCTGGGCCGGGGGGCACGGGCCGCGCtgggctggcctgggccaccCCCGCGGCCTGTCCCCATCCGGCACGTCCGTCAGGCCCTGCGTGTCCCCGCAGAACGTCCCCCTGATCGTCGAAGCCTGCTGCAAGGTGGTGGAGGACAGAGGTCTGGAGTACATGGGCATCTACCGGGTGCCCGGGAACAACGCCGTGGTGTCCAGCCTCCAGGAGCAGCTCAACAAGGGCGCCACCGAGATCAACCTGCAGGACGAGGTGAGGGCTGGCgggtccctgtccccgtcccctggGATGCTCTTGGGGCTGGCACCCGGCTCCGTGTGGCTCCATGGCGGTGGCCTTTCCTGGAGCGGCAGGGCCGCCTAGCGGGCGGCGAGGGCAGTGTGGGTGGCAGCCTGGGGACACGTTTGTCCCCGTGTGTCTCGCCACTTCTCCATGAGGGTGGGGGGGTGTCACCTGCTGATGGAGGAGCACCGTGGGGCTTTTCTGTCCCCTCTCGATGCGCTCCAAAGGGTTTTCCCTGCCGGGCATCAGGACGGGGACGTCGGTCCTGCCGTTCTCAcggccgcggcggtgccggggaCTTTCTCCCGCAGGCGTCTGCTGCCCGCAGCGAGGCTCGGGCTGGGTTTGCCC
The sequence above is a segment of the Struthio camelus isolate bStrCam1 chromosome 25, bStrCam1.hap1, whole genome shotgun sequence genome. Coding sequences within it:
- the ARHGAP23 gene encoding rho GTPase-activating protein 23 isoform X2 translates to MGGRERAALAARCGQLVSPRFFPVRLLPKRRCRSCWPTPGRRDGASPNDNAPPEEPFPWVGPKTVALRKSSQGGFGFTLRHFIVYPPESAVHSSAKEEENGNRAGPPRSRLEPVDTIFVKNVREDGPAHRAGLRTGDRLVKVNGESIIGKTYSQVIALIQNSDDVLELSIMPKDEDILQLAYSQDAYLKGNEPYCGGAQSIPEPPPVCYPRKTYPFQARAAPREAALAEPPPADGRSHRPPSSPPNAAAREAGSSPAPRADELAPGAVPRGRPGSFSRAAAGSTSPGSSASSLPDRYGVLPVAKHLAEHRTACGVPEGGRAPREQPAGRVVPSRQECQQALCRWFCSREARRSASEERRHAMPPRSRSVSHDRLGGSAAPRGWPHSASHDTLLQPPRQGWAYRARSENHLGGYGRSGEALEPGAPLSPRSAWPPEKICRAGPAPAAGGHPSQQSYAPSSSSSSSPSREPAPAAVQKHPSQPNLQSADDAGYIGYRSYSPSFQRRTGLLHALSCRDPHFGGFPTFSISQRPGPKAAPCPDRAAPARPGPLPAAGAPADHGPAKAESGARVPEPPAEAEQRRDEVVLRQKPPTGRKMPPPLRQMNFVFPDDVKETDVCDPPASGKGERPAAERPGRRVAPLAAPEDSLASIPFIDEPTSPSIDLKAKHVPASSVVSSAMNSAPAASTSPSSPTFAFALSRHYSQDCSSIKASRRSSYLLAITTERSKSCDDGLNTFRDEGKILRRMPSRVPSLRMLRSFFTDGSLDSLGTSEDTRSKRHSTSDLSDVTFSDVRKEGWLHYKQILTKKGKKVGGGIRQWKRVFAVLRTHSLYLCKDRREAVTCAPPPPGEEEQPISIRACLVDISYSETKRKHVFRLTTADFCEYLFQAEDREDMLAWIKVIRENSKAEGEDPGFASQALINKKLNDYRKVSPCGAKPDSSPKGSRGLGIRAEFLKPTGTSAPRSPRQDAAVTKDESSSQKAPWGINIMKKNKKSAPRAFGVRLEDCQPAPDNKNVPLIVEACCKVVEDRGLEYMGIYRVPGNNAVVSSLQEQLNKGATEINLQDERWQDLNVISSLLKSFFRKLPEPLFTDDKYNDFIEANRIEDASERMRTLRKLIRDLPGHYYETLKFLVGHLKTIADHSEKNKMEPRNLALVFGPTLVRTSEDNMTDMVTHMPDRYKIVETLIQHSDWFFSDKEDKGEKTPVDEKEAQSVPNIEYLLPNIGRTAAPGDASGSTPSGSAKPKGAWPSRREPQRRPPLAVPLVSAASRKRKKRREAERSGSSTDDDSARAEAAGREQEGERSAAAGPQRAQAAAAAESRPEAGGAAAEPAPDARSIVSGYSTLSTMDRSLCSEVPSAAESRGEEADDERSEFSHAETDTESREGGRAGSGRGAPGAEEEEQPPPGRPCFNSHRLIQCDTLARRKLARPRPEGELRPSLREQLRLRLRADAGVRLRRAPSPDTRRRKSSWRRHTVVAAAAMPGGLKDLNFNEWPEPRGRSAETPPGQRRDRTDSGLSSLESTKARSAAAPVPPGQPPRAAGPRPFHQPL